The nucleotide sequence AACAACTTCAGTCCGCCTGATCGGTCCTTTTGCCTGAGAGTTTTTGGGTAGTGCCCCTTCGGCGGCAACGCTGGGTTGCCCTCTCCCGATCAAGTGTGAGGAATATATGCCAGCAGGGGTATTCTGTCAATCTGTAAAGGCGTTGCCAAATTGCCGTAAAAGCCCCGATTTGCGGGGCTGTTGAGGGGGCTGATCCAGTGCAAAAGGGCGCCCGGCCCCGCGCGAATGGGCTATGATGAAGTTCGGGCTTTCTTGTGGGTGGCTGCCATGAACACGACACAGAGCGGGATACAATACGAGATACAACACGAGATACAAAACAACACCGAGCAGCACGGTTACTTCACCCTCTCGGGCGACGTCAACAGTGACATGGTGCGGCGCGTCTTCAACGCCGTGTCCGACATCACGGAAGACAAGCTCACTACCGCGCACATCCTGATTCAATCGAACGGCGGCTATGTCAGTGATGGTATCTGTCTGTACAACTTCATCAGTCAGTTGCCGCTCGACATCATTACCTATAACGCAGGCGCCGTGGCGTCCATCGCCGTCACCCTGTTTCTGGCAGGGCGGCACCGCCATGCCAGCGACACGGCCCGTTTCATGGTGCACAAGTCGCATGCAACCGCCTCGCCCGGTTCCCGGCCCGATGCGCTGAGCATCATCGTCGAGGGCTTGCGCGCTGATGACATGCGTACGGAGCGCATCCTGCGCGCCCACGTCAAACTGACGGACGAGCAGTGGCAAGTGCATGCGTATTCCGACCTGCACCTGACGGCCGACCAGGCGCTGGAAGTGGGCATGATTGAATCGATCCGCGATTTTGCGCCGCCCAAGGGCAAACGCCTGACGAATATCTGAGGCGCGCCCGGCGCTGTCAGGCGGATGGTTGGGCGTGGAAATTTTGTAATCGAATGTAATTCTTCGCTGCAGCACAGCAAAAGCCGCGCGGAACAGGGCCGAGTCATGGCATAGTGCGAGTTGTTCATGAAATAAGTGCAAGCACGATGACTTGGTGGAATGGGATTTCTTTTGCGGCTGACATGTCCGTGATGGGGCCGGCTGGTGTGGCGATCGCCCTGTGGCTGCTCGTGTCGCGCCAATGGCGCCTGGTGCTCAGCTGGAGCTTGTGGTACGGCGGCGGACTGGCCCTCGTGGTGCTGTCAAAACTGGCCTTCATGAGCTGGGGCGTGGGTAGCAGCGCGCTCGATTTTACCGGTTTCAGCGGCCACGCCATGCGCGCCGGCGCCGTGTTTCCCGTGCTGATGTATGTGCTGCTGCAGCGGGCTGAACCGCGCTGGCGTGATGCCGGCGTCTTGATCGGCGTGGCATTTGCCGTGCTGGTCGCCATTTCCCGCGTGGTCGTGCAGGCGCACAGCGTGTCGGAAGCCGTCAGCGGCTGCGTGCTGGGTCTGGCGCTGGCACTGGGCTTCATGTGGAATGCCCGCGGCGTCGTCAATTTCGCCGTCAGTCATGCGCTGGCGCTGGCCAGCATGGTGCTGATGGTGGCGCTGAGCTTCAAGGCCGAGCCCATGCCGACCGAGCAGTGGCTGCAAAAACTGGCCATGTTGCTGTCCGGCCATGAGCGTGTTTTTTCGCGCGAAGACTGGAAGCTGGCGCAGGATGGCCGCCCAGCCCCGTGACAAGGGGCGCGCTGCTGCCTGGCGCTGCTGTTTTTTGGCCAGAAAAGCATCAGGAAATGGTATGATGAACCACTTTTCAGCGGTGAGCAGCCAGGCTGCCGTCGCAATGGTGCATCTGAACTGAATATGAACCGGGTTCGCCGATCTCAACCGCCAGCATAGGCCAGGAACTCTAAAACACGTGCGTCTCTCTTCCATCAAGTTGTCGGGATTTAAGTCTTT is from Janthinobacterium sp. 61 and encodes:
- a CDS encoding ATP-dependent Clp protease proteolytic subunit, with the translated sequence MNTTQSGIQYEIQHEIQNNTEQHGYFTLSGDVNSDMVRRVFNAVSDITEDKLTTAHILIQSNGGYVSDGICLYNFISQLPLDIITYNAGAVASIAVTLFLAGRHRHASDTARFMVHKSHATASPGSRPDALSIIVEGLRADDMRTERILRAHVKLTDEQWQVHAYSDLHLTADQALEVGMIESIRDFAPPKGKRLTNI
- a CDS encoding phosphatase PAP2 family protein, with translation MSVMGPAGVAIALWLLVSRQWRLVLSWSLWYGGGLALVVLSKLAFMSWGVGSSALDFTGFSGHAMRAGAVFPVLMYVLLQRAEPRWRDAGVLIGVAFAVLVAISRVVVQAHSVSEAVSGCVLGLALALGFMWNARGVVNFAVSHALALASMVLMVALSFKAEPMPTEQWLQKLAMLLSGHERVFSREDWKLAQDGRPAP